One genomic segment of Agromyces intestinalis includes these proteins:
- a CDS encoding L-threonylcarbamoyladenylate synthase, whose protein sequence is MTAIYDCADESALLKGMRLARGAIGRGELVVIPTDTVYGLAADAFSAAAVQRLLDAKGRDRTAPPPVLIPGLPTLDALATEVPDAVRALVAEFWPGGLTVILRAQPSLQWDLGETRGTVALRMPDHRIALELLSETGPLAVSSANLSGLPAATTAADAHEMLGESVAVYLDGGSAGDAYEAVGERPGDRSSTIVDATAVGSGGGLRILRAGVITRAELERVVGADAFEADAAEPAAADGEAEASASSEASDAGAEPDAS, encoded by the coding sequence ATGACTGCGATCTACGACTGCGCCGACGAGTCCGCGCTGCTGAAGGGCATGCGCCTCGCGCGCGGTGCGATCGGCCGCGGCGAACTCGTCGTCATCCCGACCGACACCGTCTACGGTCTCGCCGCCGACGCGTTCAGCGCGGCGGCGGTGCAGCGACTGCTCGACGCCAAGGGCCGCGACCGCACCGCGCCGCCGCCGGTGCTCATCCCCGGTCTGCCGACGCTCGACGCGCTCGCGACCGAGGTGCCCGATGCGGTTCGGGCGCTCGTGGCCGAGTTCTGGCCCGGCGGGCTCACGGTCATCCTGCGGGCGCAGCCGTCGCTGCAGTGGGATCTCGGCGAGACCCGTGGCACGGTTGCGCTGCGGATGCCCGACCACCGCATCGCGCTCGAGCTGCTGAGCGAGACCGGCCCGCTCGCGGTCTCGTCGGCCAACCTGTCGGGGCTTCCCGCGGCGACGACCGCCGCCGACGCGCACGAGATGCTCGGCGAGTCGGTCGCCGTCTACCTCGACGGCGGCTCGGCCGGCGACGCGTACGAGGCCGTCGGTGAGCGACCGGGTGACCGCTCGTCGACGATCGTGGACGCCACCGCGGTCGGCTCCGGCGGCGGGCTGCGGATCCTGCGCGCCGGGGTCATCACGCGCGCCGAGCTCGAGCGGGTGGTCGGTGCCGACGCATTCGAAGCGGATGCCGCGGAGCCCGCCGCGGCCGACGGCGAGGCCGAGGCATCCGCATCTTCCGAGGCATCCGATGCCGGAGCGGAGCCCGACGCCTCATGA